GTTTGGCTCCGAGGCAAGGCGTCGGGCGATGGAGTCGCGCCGGAAGGCGAATAGCCGATCCCGCAGCGAGTTACCTGCTTCCCGAAATCCGCGAACCAACCCCGCCGCGTGAAAGGAGAAATACCCAATGGCACTCGATTGGATGCCGGTGCGGCTCTCCCTCACCAGTGATATGCGAATTCAGCAGATCGCAGCGCAATTGAACGTCACTCGTTATCACGTTGTGGGAGCGTTGATCGATTTGTGGACCAATGCGAACCTTCAGACCATGGAAGGTGTGTTCCGCTATTTCCCGCGTCAGAAGCTGGACATGGTTTATCAACTGCCTGGCTTTGCCCAAGCCTTGGAGGAACTGGGTTGGATTTCATTCCAAGGCAACAGTTTGAAGATTGAGAACTTTGAAGAACACAACGGAAAAGGAGCCCGTCGTCGGGCACTCGAAAACCGCCGAAAAGCGATTAGCCGTGAAAAACAACGAGTCCACAAGACGGCGCAAGATGTCTTCGACGAAGCGGACGAAAATGCGGACACCCTGACCGATGGTCCGCATGAAGACGGACTGTTTGCGCCCGTGGTGCGGACAGATGCGGACAAAAATGCGGACACATGCGCCTCTCATGCGGACAAAAATGCGGACACATGCGCCCCACATGCGGCAAAAAATGCGGACACATGCGCCTCTCATGCGGACAATCGCGGACGTGCTGCGCCCCAAGAACAACAACAACAACAATATATACAGAGAGGAAGAATCCTCTCTGTACTCTCCTCTTGCTCGGAGCCGGAACAATCCGGCCCCGAACCAACGCCACCCGCCGCCAAACCGAAATCGGTTCCCGGCCTTTGGGGCAAACCACCGATCCAATTCGATCCCGCCCAAAGCACCTGGGTGGGGATCACCGATGCGATTCGCTCATCCTGGGCCGTTGCCTGCCCAGCGGTGGACATCGATCACGAGTTGGCCAAGTCCGCCACCTGGGTGGCAAGCATCGGCGCGAAGGGCCGGAAGTCAAACTATCGCGCCTTCCTGACCAAGTGGATGTTGCGATCTCAGGAGCAATCCAGTCGCAAAGGCGGCCAGCCGCCTCGGCAGTCGCTTCCGAAGCCTCCAGGCGACACTTCTCCCATCTCGATGAGCCGCGACGAACTACGGGCCGAATTTCGCAAACTCTCCGAATCCGCTCCACCACCGGTTCCCGAAGGAGGTGACGAATGGATGCAATGAGCGTGCCGGAGTGGTATCTCTCGCTGGTGGAGAAACACCGTGCCTTGCTCCTCGGCGATGCCAAAGCCATCCAGCACTTGCACGCCTGGTTCCAGATCTTTTCACGGGCTGCATATACCGAAGCCGAGTTAGCACAAGCATTTGCGGCGATGGAGGCGGATCCACACCGCCCCGGCTGGCGGAAAGAGCAATTGGCCTACATCCAACGCCAGATTCACCGTCAACGGGATGCCAGTCGGCGCGGTGGCGGTGAGGCCCGCGATGGGCCGAAGTGCCCATTGTGCAACGGGATGGCCGTTGTCTCGGTGCCGTTCCGGGGCGATGTCCGGGATGGCAATTGGGTGGCTCCATTTCGCCGCGTCACGGTGGCATGCAGTTGCCCCGCCGGCGAGCGAACCGCCCAGTGGTTCCGCGAGGAAGTCGAGCCCGGCCGCCCCCGATATTCGAAACCGATCATGCGACTCGTGGACTACGAGTTTCGCAATCCGCTCTGGCAGGAGCAGTTGAAATACCGCGAGGAAGATCTCCTCGTGGAAAGAAAGGTCATTGGACTCACGGAAGAGGCTGATTTCCAGCTTGGAAAGATCGGCCGAATGCCACGAAAGGAATCGTCATGACCAGAGTTGTGCCAGTGTCTGTTGTTCTGGGGGCCGTATGAGCGAACAGGATCTGGTCAATCTGCTGATTGCCTATTTGCGCCTGAAACGATGCTTTGTTTGGCGGCAGAACCAAGGTGGCATGCGCGATCGCACCAATCGATTCGTGCGGTTCTGCTCGCAGTCGGGCATCAGTGACATCATCGGCATGTTGCCCAATGGCCGCTTTCTGGCCATCGAAGCGAAACTGCCAGGAAACAAGCCAAAACCGCATCAGCAAGAGTTTCTTGATGCGGTGAATCTCACGGGTGGATTGGCCTTGTGCGTCCACTCGTTGGAAGAGCTGCAAACGGAATTGCAGCGCGTCGGAATCGAACCACGGAAGGGGTAAGGAATGGCCTTCGGAAAGATCGAAATCGGGCAATGGTTCTTCACCGTGTCGCCGTCATTCGCGGTCGAGTCGCATTGCTGCGAACACGTGTTCGACCTCCATCGGGTGGCAATCCCGACGAATCGCATCATCACCAGCGGCGGTTCAGCTTGGTTTGAGTGCGAGGTGTTCGAGACGTTGGAGCGTGCCCAAGAGTCAGCGCGAGTCGGCTTAGCATGCCTGCGCGAACTGCTCGATGCCGCGCAACCGCCAACTACCTGTGGCCATGTCGATCCATATGAACTGGTAGACCGAAACGGTTGAAAGGATGTTCCAATGAGTTATTCCAGTGATTTCAGCCTGAACCGCATTGCCCGGCAAATCCTGGCGAACAGCATCGAAAAGGGCTTTCGCGCTCGGTGCGAGTCTTGCGGCGGCAGCGGGCTCGTGCTGTTGCATTCGGACGGCACAAGAACGCAGTGGGAACCGAAGTCCGGCCCACCATCCGAGGGATCATCTCTTTGGGCATGCGGCGCATGTCATGGTCGCGGCACGACTGTTGCGAGTCGGCACATTTCCGAGGAAATTGCCCTGATTCACAGCGAGGTCAGCGAGTTATTGGAGTTGGCCCGCATCCCGAATGGATTGGAGCAGGTTGGCCCTCACATTGGTCTGCCAGCAGGGATGATTGAGGCTGCGGACATCATCATCCGCGTGCTTGACCTGGCCGCAGCACGCGATTGGGACATGGAAAAAGCAATCCAGGCCAAGGTGAAATACAACGCAAGTCGACCCGTCAAACACGGCAACAAATTGTTCTGATCAGCTAATCGAGGGAATCCAATGAGTATCGAAATCGCGTCACGCGATGGGGATCATCGCGCACTGTACGAGTTCATGGACCATCAAATTGCCAATTATCACCCGCATTTAGCGGAAGCTCATATCATTCTCGGGTTCCATTTTGGCTGGAAGGCCGACGCCGACGGTCGAATCCGATTGATCCAAGTCACTCGGCCAACGCCGCTGGTGACGGCCATCTCACGTTTTGAGGATGTCGATTTCGTCATCCTGTTCAACGTGGATTCTTTTAGGACGATGACACCGACTCAACGATTGGCATTGCTGGATGAGGGGCTCTGTCACTGTCGCGGTGGGCTCGATCGCACCGGCTTGGAATCCCCTTACCGAGTCGTCAAACCGGATTTCCTGGGCTTCATTGAAAACGTCAGGCGTTATGGGGCTTGGCGGGCAGATCTCATGCTGACCCGCAACGCATTCGGCGGCGAGGAAGTCGGTCTGTTTTCCGACATCGGCAACGAATTGCCCGCGCCGGATGAGGATGAGGAAGATTCGGAAGACGATGACAACGATGGCGGGTTCGCCGGGGAGGTTTCCCATGGCTGAATCGTCAGGCATCGAATGGACCGATGCTACCTGGAATCCCCTCACCGGCTGCACCAAGATCAGCGCGGGTTGCGCCAACTGCTACGCGGAACCGCTCTCCCGCCGCCTGCAACTGATGGGATCCGACCGCTATCACAACGGATTCGAGCTCACCCTGCATGAGCATGTCATTGACTTGCCCATGCGGTGGAAACGACCGCGACGGGTATTCGTCAACTCGATGAGCGATTTGTTCCACGTGGATGTGCCGACTGATTTCATCCAGCGCGTGTTCGCCACGATGGTGGCCGCGAAGTGGCATCAGTATCAGATCCTGACCAAGCGAAGCGATCGACTTTCGGAACTGGCTGGGCAATTGCCCTGGCCGGAACAAATCTGGCAGGGTGTGACCGTCGAGAGCGCGGCATATGTGTCGCGGATTGATCATCTTCGGGCAGTGCCGGCGATGACCCGGTTCTTGTCGCTGGAACCCCTTCTCGGCCCGATTCCAAATTTGGATCTTTCCGGAATCCACTGGGTGATCATCGGCGGCGAGTCCGGCAGCCGATCCCGTCCGATCGAACGCGAATGGGTGATCGACATCATCGCCCAATGCGATGCCCAGCAGGTGCCGGTGTTCTTCAAGCAATGGGGTGGCCCGGCCAAGCATCTTGCCGGCCGCTCGCTGGATGGCCGCACCTACGATGGACTCCCTGCACCGCCGTCTCAGCGCATCGCTCTGCCGACTTTGTTTCCAGAGGAATAATCATGCCAGATCCACGGATTCAATACGTGTTGGATGGGGCCACAATTGTGGCCAATCAACAAAGCAGCGCGGACAAGGAACTGATTCGCTGGGCCCGCGCGCGGGGGCTATATGCGCGGATCGACCGCGCAACTCGGTGGGGCAATCCGTTTCGGGTCACTGCGTCGGCACCCCGCGAAGTGGTGGTAATCCAGTATCTGCATTGGATCGCAACGCAGCGGGAATTGCTGCGGGATCTGCCGCAATTGCGCGGCAAGGTACTCGGTTGCTGGTGCGCCCCAGAAGCGTGTCACGGGCATGTGTTGCTGGGATTGATTACCAACAACGGCTGGCTGCCGATCGACATCGCTCCGAAGGATGGCACCAGGATTCTGCTATTCCGCCAATCTGCCAAACCCGCGGTGCGGATCGGCTTTTGGGATCGGGATCGCCTGTTGTTCCACCGCAATCCTCCACCAACCTGGATTTGCGCTGGATCGGGACACGAGTTTGCTCCAGACCAACTGCCAACGCATTGGAGGCCAATTCCCGATCTGCCAAGCAGCCCAACGCAATCTGCTGGCTGATCCTGCTGGATCAATCTGCGACTTGAATTCAGGTGGATTTTGCTTCCCGGTGCCCATGTTCGGGTGCCGGGAGGCAATCGTCAATGGAGCTGTTTCGATGATGTTTATCTGCACTTTGCATGGCGATGATGGTGAAGATCCACACGAAATTGATGCGCACAATTCACGTTGGGCAGCGGAAGAATTCGCTGAGCATCTTTTTAATGATCACGACGGATGGGAATGGATGGAGAATCGAGATCTTAAAGTGGATGTCATCCCCAAATCGGGTGGCGAAATGGAGCAATTCGTAATCGAGATTCGCATGGAACCCGGCTTCTATGCCAGGAAAGTGGTGAAGCCATGACCATCATTTCACCGGGCATATACATCGGCGATTGCCTGCAATTGCTCCCGCGCTGGCCGGCGGCGACGATGGATCTGATCTTCGCCGATCCACCGTTCAACATCGGTTACGAATATGATCGCTACAACGATCGCCGATCCCGCGCTGATTACTTGCAATGGACCGAAGACTGGCTCGCCGCCATCAAGCGCATGCTCAAGCCGACCGGCTCCGTCTATGTGGCGATCGGCGATGAATTCGTTGCCGAGCTGAAAGTGCGGTTGGATGCACTTGGCTTGACGATGCGGAATTGGATCATCTGGCATTACACCTTTGGCGTGAATTGCACTCAGAAATTCAACCGCTCGCATGCTCACATTCTGTATTACGTCGCTGATCCCAAGCGATTCACCTTCAATGCCGATGCGGTGCGGGTGCCATCCGCGCGCCAGACCGCCTATGCCGACCCGCGTGCCAATCCACGAGGGAAACTTCCGGACGATACCTGGGTGCTTCGCCCGCAGGCGGATGAGCGTTGTTTCAGCCCGCATGACGATACTTGGGCAGTGTCGCGGGTCTGCGGCACGTTCAAGGAGCGCACCAATCACCCCTGTCAGATGCCCGAAGCGATCCTCGAGCGCATCCTCCGGGTATCCACCAATCCAGGCGATTGGGTGCTGGATCCATTTGCCGGTTCCGGAACAACTCTGGCGGTTGCCAAGCGTCTCGGTCGCCAATTCCTGGGATGTGAATTGTCGCCGGATTATGCGTCAGGAATCGAACAGCGGCTTGAAGCCATCGGCGGATGAATCCATTTCTTTCGATCTGACTGGAGAGCACATGTTTCGGAAAATTTACGATGCCCGAGTCACACCGCCACGAATAGACATCGACATTCTTGCATTCACGCCGCAAGAAGGAATCTGGCAAATCGTGAGATGGATCCAGCGAAAAAAT
This DNA window, taken from Tuwongella immobilis, encodes the following:
- a CDS encoding VRR-NUC domain-containing protein: MSEQDLVNLLIAYLRLKRCFVWRQNQGGMRDRTNRFVRFCSQSGISDIIGMLPNGRFLAIEAKLPGNKPKPHQQEFLDAVNLTGGLALCVHSLEELQTELQRVGIEPRKG
- a CDS encoding nucleoside triphosphate pyrophosphohydrolase family protein, coding for MSYSSDFSLNRIARQILANSIEKGFRARCESCGGSGLVLLHSDGTRTQWEPKSGPPSEGSSLWACGACHGRGTTVASRHISEEIALIHSEVSELLELARIPNGLEQVGPHIGLPAGMIEAADIIIRVLDLAAARDWDMEKAIQAKVKYNASRPVKHGNKLF
- a CDS encoding putative metallopeptidase; the protein is MSIEIASRDGDHRALYEFMDHQIANYHPHLAEAHIILGFHFGWKADADGRIRLIQVTRPTPLVTAISRFEDVDFVILFNVDSFRTMTPTQRLALLDEGLCHCRGGLDRTGLESPYRVVKPDFLGFIENVRRYGAWRADLMLTRNAFGGEEVGLFSDIGNELPAPDEDEEDSEDDDNDGGFAGEVSHG
- a CDS encoding DUF5131 family protein, whose translation is MAESSGIEWTDATWNPLTGCTKISAGCANCYAEPLSRRLQLMGSDRYHNGFELTLHEHVIDLPMRWKRPRRVFVNSMSDLFHVDVPTDFIQRVFATMVAAKWHQYQILTKRSDRLSELAGQLPWPEQIWQGVTVESAAYVSRIDHLRAVPAMTRFLSLEPLLGPIPNLDLSGIHWVIIGGESGSRSRPIEREWVIDIIAQCDAQQVPVFFKQWGGPAKHLAGRSLDGRTYDGLPAPPSQRIALPTLFPEE
- a CDS encoding DUF4326 domain-containing protein, whose amino-acid sequence is MPDPRIQYVLDGATIVANQQSSADKELIRWARARGLYARIDRATRWGNPFRVTASAPREVVVIQYLHWIATQRELLRDLPQLRGKVLGCWCAPEACHGHVLLGLITNNGWLPIDIAPKDGTRILLFRQSAKPAVRIGFWDRDRLLFHRNPPPTWICAGSGHEFAPDQLPTHWRPIPDLPSSPTQSAG
- a CDS encoding DNA-methyltransferase gives rise to the protein MTIISPGIYIGDCLQLLPRWPAATMDLIFADPPFNIGYEYDRYNDRRSRADYLQWTEDWLAAIKRMLKPTGSVYVAIGDEFVAELKVRLDALGLTMRNWIIWHYTFGVNCTQKFNRSHAHILYYVADPKRFTFNADAVRVPSARQTAYADPRANPRGKLPDDTWVLRPQADERCFSPHDDTWAVSRVCGTFKERTNHPCQMPEAILERILRVSTNPGDWVLDPFAGSGTTLAVAKRLGRQFLGCELSPDYASGIEQRLEAIGG